One Sulfuriferula thiophila DNA segment encodes these proteins:
- a CDS encoding GFA family protein has translation MNAKYSGQCLCGEISYSVDIEPMFTGNCHCKDCQRSSGSAFIPAMIFPEKNVVVSGEVKYFESQADSGNMHKRGFCPNCGSQLFARFSNMPGVLGIKAGTLDDSSNYVPKLDFHVGSAAPWDFMNPELPKKQGAAQS, from the coding sequence ATGAATGCAAAGTATTCTGGGCAGTGTCTTTGTGGGGAAATCAGCTATTCAGTTGATATTGAGCCAATGTTCACTGGAAATTGTCATTGCAAAGACTGTCAAAGATCGTCAGGCAGTGCATTCATTCCAGCGATGATTTTCCCTGAAAAAAATGTTGTTGTTTCAGGCGAAGTAAAATATTTCGAGTCTCAAGCAGACAGCGGAAATATGCACAAAAGAGGTTTCTGCCCGAATTGTGGTTCTCAATTGTTCGCTCGGTTTAGCAATATGCCAGGAGTGCTAGGCATAAAGGCTGGAACTTTAGATGACTCATCGAATTATGTTCCAAAATTAGATTTCCATGTAGGTAGTGCTGCACCTTGGGACTTTATGAACCCAGAGCTACCTAAAAAGCAAGGGGCAGCACAAAGCTAA